GCAAAGCAGATGGCCCGTGATCCTTTGGACAGCGTCGTGTCGTCGTCCAGAATCACGACCTGGTGGCCTTTGGCCGCCAGGTCCAGAGCCATGGTCAGCCCCACCGGGCCGGCCCCCACCACCACGACAGGGTGGCGGTGATGGGCGGCCGGCGGGGGGGCTTGTGTCAGCTCCAGGGTCTGGTAATTAATGTCTCCCATCTTCTCTCTCCCTGGCCTGGCGTCTTATTGACCTTCGAGCTGCTTCCACATTTCCAGATCGCGCTCGGCGGTCCAGATACGTGGGTCTTCGTGACCGTTGACCTCGTCGTAGGCACGGGACACATCAAAGGGCATGCAGTGATCGAAAATGACCCAGTCCGCATAGCGCGGCTTCATGAAATCGTAGGTTTCGCGGTAGATGGTTTTCAGATCTTTGCCCGCAGCAGCGCCTTGCTGCACGCTGGAATACAAGTCGGTCAGAAAGGCACGGGTGCCTGCCAGGGCCTGACGCACCTCCGTAGCGTTCTTCAGCGCAGGGCCACGGCCAGGAACCATTTTCTCTGCCTTGAATTCGTCCAGACGATCTAATGTGCGTGGCCATTCGCGAAAGTAGCAATCGCCTGCGTAGGGAGTGGACTGATACTCGACCAGATCACCGGCAAACAGGATTTTTTCCTTGGGCAGCCAGGCGATGGTGTCGCCTTTGGTATGGCCGCGGCCTACTTGCATCAGATGGACCTCCAGATTGCCCAGGTCCACCGTCATGTGTCCTTCAAACGTCATGGTGGGCCAGGTCAGGCCGGGAGGGATGGATTCGGCGTTGCGAAACAAGCGAGGAAAACGGCCAATTTCGCTGGCCTTGTCCTGCTCGCCACGTTCCACGATCAGGTCGTAAGTGTCACGGCTGGCCAGGATCTCCTGAGCCTGGTAAGCCGATGCGCCCAGTACGCGCACGGCGTGGTAGTGCGACAGCAGCACATACTTGATGGGTTTGTCGCTGACTTCGCGGATGCGGCGAATGACATCCTGTGCCATTACCGGCGTGGCTTGAGTGTCGATCACCATAATGGCCTCATCACCAATGATGATGCCTGTGTTGGGATCACCTTCAGCCGTGTAGGCGTAGGCATGGTCGGACAGTTTTTCAAAGGCAACGACTTTGTCTTCCAGGTCGTTGTGCGAGGCGAAGGACTTGCTCATGAAAATGACTCCACAGTCGATAGGGATGATGTCAGATTAGTTTATGGCGAATCAGTTAGATATAGGTGAATACCTGAATAGGGTATAGGCCTGCTGTTAAAACGCGCGTGCGCCTGCCTGCCGGAACCGGCATGACAGGCAGACAGAAGGGAAGAGAGCGGGCTTAGCGGCGTTGGCAGCGCGAGCAGTAGTAGGTGGCGCGCTGACCCTGAACGATACGTTTGATGGGCTGTTGGCAACGCGGGCAGGCTTTGTCCACCCGTTCGTACACATTGGCGTGAATGGCAAAGTAGGCACCTGGCTCGCCACTGGCGTTCACGTAGTCGCGCAAGGTGCTGCCCCCTGAGTCCAGGGCGGCCTGCAGGGTGCTCAGGATAGCCGCGTGCAGTTTCTCGCAGCGATGCAGAGAAACTTCACCGGCAGGCAGTTCGGGATGAATGCCCGCCAGAAAAAGAGATTCGGAGGCATAGATATTGCCCACGCCCACGACAATCTTGCCGCCGAGCAGAGCCTGTTTGATGGCCATGCGTCGTCCCTGCAAATGCCGGAACAGATAGGCCGGCGTAAACAAGGGGTCAAAAGGCTCAATGCCTAAAGTACGTAGCAAAGGATGGTTTTCCAGCGGGCCGTCCTGGTGGGCATGCCATAATATCGCACCAAATCGTCGTGGGTCATGCAGCAGGAAGCGGGCCTCGTCAAAAATCCATTCCGCATGATCATGTTTGCGGCGTTCTTCCTCCAGCGCCACGCGCCGCAGGGAGCCCGACATGCCCAGATGGATGATCTGCACGCCTTTTTCAAAATGCAACAACAAGTACTTGCCTCGACGCGTGCAGTCAAGAACGGTCTGGTCTACCAGGCATTGGGGCAAGGAGGCGGGCACGGGCCAGCGCAGACGTGGTTCGTGAACCAGGAATTGTCGGACGTTTTTTCCTTGGATAACCGTCGCAATTCCGCGACGAGTTGTTTCAACTTCTGGCAGTTCAGGCATGGGGGGGTGATACCATCAACAAATCTGATTCCTTTATTGTGCCATCGGGCGTTTTATCGCGCGTATCAGGGCACGGGTTTTTCTGGATGAATGCTCTGACCTTAGCACTAAAGCTGGGCCTGATGTCGTTGCTTGCAGCGGTTTCGGCGCAAGCACAAACCTCACTTCCCATACTCAAGGCGGAGCCGCCTGTCGACACCATCCGCTTGCGCAGCGGACAACTGCCGTTGGTAGGCTTGACCTCGGACATCCTCTATCGCATTTTGGTGGCCGAGGTTGCGGCTTCCCGAGGCGAGTACGATGTTGCCAGCCAGACTTTTCTATCCTTGGCTCGTGACACCAGTGATCCTCGGCTGGCTCAGAGCGCGTTTCAATATGCAATGGCCGACCGTGATCTGGGTCGCGCATTGCGGGCTGCCAAAGAGTGGGCCCTGTTAGCCCCCAACGATGCGGAAGCCAAGGCCACTGCCCTGGCGCTGGAAGCGTCCAGCGGTCAGACCGAAGGCCTGGCAGATGCCTTGTGGCTGCGCATTTCACGGGCTGAAGATAAAGAGCAGGCCGTGGTACAGGCCATGAGCATGGTCAGCAAAATGGTGGATCGCCGACTGGCGCTGGAGGTGCTGGACAAGGCCTTGCAGCAGCCGGTGCGTTCTTTGCCTATCGCCCGTCTTGCTCTGGCCGATACCGCCTGGAGTGCCGGTGACGCAGCACGCGCGGAGCGCGAGGCACGGGAAGCCCTGAAACTGGACCCGCATTCTGAAGCAGCCGCGCAGCGAGTGCTGGAATATGGTATCAAGATTGATCCTTCGGCTGCCTTGCAAAGCGCACGTGCCTTCGTACGCGACAATCCGGACAGCCGCAAGCTGCAGTTATTGTTGGCCAATCGTTTGGTCGAGCGTCAACAGTTTGACGAGGCCCAGGCCATTGTCAGCGCCTTGCAGCGCGCTAACCCGGAAGACTTTGACCTGCTCTATACCCAGGCCGAAATTCACATCCGCGCCAAGGAGTATGCGCAGGCCCGCCAGTTGCTGGAACAATATATTACGGTTCAGCAGCAGCGCCGCCAGTCCTTGAATGACGCCGTCAATACGGCTTTGGCCAGCATCTCCGAAGCTCGCTTGTCCCTGGTGCAGATTGCCGAGGCGCAGGGTGATCTGAACGAGGCTATTCGTCAGCTGGATTTGATCGAGGAGCCTGCGCTGCGTTTTCAGGCGCAGATTCACAAGGCGGTTCTGCAGGCCCGTCAGGGCAACTTGCCCCTGGCACGCCGTACTTTGGAAAGCTCCCGCCCGCGAGATATGAGTGAGCAGGTGGTGGTGGCCCTGACCTATTCCTCCATTTATCAGGACAGCGGTCGTACGGATCAGGCTCTGGAAGTGTTGGAGCGCGCTGATCGTGAGCTGCCCGACAGCCCTGAAATCAAATACAACCTGGCCATGCTGTACGAGCAGCGGGCCAAGCATGATCAGTTCGAGGCTCTGATGCGCCGCGTTATCGAGTTGCGCCCTGACCACGCGAATGCGTATAACGCCTTGGGCTATACCTATGCGGATCAAAATCGCCGTATGGACGAGGCCCAGGATTTGCTTGAGCGCGCCATGGAACTGGAGCCGGACAACCCCTATATTCTGGATAGCGTTGGCTGGTATCTGTTTCGCATCGGTGATTTGCAGGCCGCGCTGGAGTATCTGCAACGTTCCTACGAACGTTTGCCCGAGGCGGATGTGGCTGCCCATCTGGGAGAAGTGCTTTGGGTCAAAGGCCGTCGCGAAGATGCCATGCTGGTCTTTCGGGCGGGCTTGAGTAAAGATCCAGACAATCGCACTTTGACTGAAACCATCAAGCGACTGGGAGTGCCGCTGCCGTGAAGATGTTGAAACAGCGCTTATGGTATCGGGCTGCGGCCCTGACGCTGCTTGCCGTGCTCAGTGCCTGTGCCACCCCCCCCAGCCCAAGGACGGCAGTGGCGCCGAGGCTGATCAGGCCTCCAGCGCGTTGTCACGTTCAGGTCGCTTTGCCGTAAGCGTGACGCACTCCAGCTCGCAGGTCGAAGCCGTGCAGGGTGGTTTTTCCTGGCGTGATGATGGGCGCAAGCTGATGCTGGATTTGAGCAATCCATTGGGTAATACCTTGGCGCGTGTCTGGGTACTGCCGGGGCAGGCCATTTTGGAGCGTACCGACGGAAGCCAGGAGCTCGCCACTCATCCGGATGCGTTGGTGGAACAGGTTCTGGGCAGCCCCGTGCCCGTGGCCGGCTTGCGGGACTGGCTGCATGGCCGCACGGGCAGTGCCCCCGTTCAAAGTGAACGCAGGGACGATCAGCAAAAACTGAGCAGTTTCGAGCAGTCCGGCTGGCGTGTGACGCTGTCGCGTTACGACGAACAAGGCCCGCGCTTGCTCCAGTTGAACCGTCATGAAGCCAATCGCTCCATCAGCGTGCGTTTGGTTGTGGACCAGTAAAGCGCGAGCAGGTTTGTGTCATGGCGCTCTACAACGTCCCGGCTCCGGCCAAGATCAATCTGTTTTTACACGTCACGGGTCGTCGTGAAGACGGCTACCATTTTCTGCAAACCGCCTTCCGCTTTGTGGATCTGAATGACTACCTGAGCTTCGTTCCTCGTAGCGACGGACAGATCTGCCGGGTACACAGTACCTTGAGCGATGTGGAGCCTGAACAGGATCTGGTGATCAAAGCCGCTCGTGCCCTGCAACAAGCGACGGGCACCCGGCAAGGCGTGGATATCTCTTGTATCAAGAACATTCCGTCGGGAGCGGGGATGGGCGGTGGCTCCAGCGATGCGGCCACGACCCTGATTGCCTTGAACCGTTTGTGGAACCTGGGCCTGAGCCGTCAGGCCTTGATGGATATTGGCTTGCCTCTGGGCGCCGATGTGCCGGTTTTTGTATTCGGACAGGCTGCGTTTGCGGAAGGGGTAGGGGAACAACTGCAGGCCATTCAGATGCCGCCCCGGGACTACATCATCATTCGGCCACCGCAATTTATATCCACAGGAAAAATATTTAGCGCCGAATGCTTGACACGCGATGAGAAACCGATCACAATAACGTTCTTTACTGATTGGCAAGAAAAATTCTGGCAAGCCAAGGATAATAATCCTTATTTTGGCAGAAACAATCTAGAGTCGGTTGCATTTAATCTTTATCCTGATTTGTTGCTGTTAAAGCAGGGTTTGCAAAGTTTAAAATTAAATGCTAGAATGACGGGCTCAGGTTCTTGTTTGTTTGTTGAGTGCAGAGACAAACAAAGCGCCATGAAAGGTCAGTTTGAAATTGACCGAAATAGCAGTAAAATAGATTTTTCTGGTAGCGAAGAATCAAATAGTGGTAAATTGCTGGTCGATCAAACATGGGTTTGTTCTGGTTTGCAAGATCATCCGCTACGCTACTGGATTAAGTAAGTATTTGGGGAATCGCCAAGCTGGTTAAGGCACCGGATTTTGATTCCGGCATGCGAAGGTTCGAATCCTTCTTCCCCAGCCACCTTTCAGGCCTGGCCTGCGATAATGTAAAGCTGTTGAGTCGTTTCCTTGTAGGGGTTTCGATCAACAGCTTTGCTTTTCCTGCATCAAAATCTATCTCCCATCATGGCACAAGACCGATTCATGATCTTCACCGGCACGGCTAATCCTCGCCTTGCTGTCGATGTCGTCAACCACCTTGATATGTCGCTGGGGAAAATGACGGTGGGTCGCTTCTCTGACGGGGAAGCCATGGTTGAAATCAACGAGAACGTGCGCGGTCGCGATGTTTTTGTTCTGCAGCCCACCTGCGCTCCCACCAACGACAATCTGATGGAAATCATGGTGATGGTCGATGCCTTGCGCCGCGCGTCGGCCGGTCGCATCACCGCTGCCATCCCTTACTTTGGTTACGCCCGCCAGGATCGACGCCCCCGTTCGGCGCGTGTGTCGATCTCGGCCAAAGTCGTGGCCAATATGTTGCAAGTGGTCGGTGTTGATCGCGTCATGATGATGGATCTGCACGCAGACCAAATCCAGGGTTTCTTCGACATCCCGGTCGACAATATCTACGCTTCCCCCATTTTGCTGGGCGATATCTGGCGCTGTAACTACCAGGACATGGTGGTTGTCTCGCCTGACATCGGCGGCGTGGTGCGCGCACGTGCACTGGCCAAGCAACTGGAAGTGGATCTGGCCATTATCGACAAACGTCGCCCGCGTGCCAACGTATCCGAAGTCATGAACATCATTGGTGATGTCAACGGACGCACCTGCATCCTGATGGATGACATGGTGGATACGGCCGGTACGCTGTGCAAAGCGGCCGAAGCCCTGAAAGAGCGCGGTGCCAAGGCGGTTTACGCTTACTGTACGCACCCTGTGCTCTCGGGCGAAGCCATCGAACGCATTACGCAGTCCCAATTGAACGAGCTGGTTGTGACGGACACCATTCCGTTGTCCGCCAAGGCCCGCGAGTGCAGCAAGATTCGTCAGCTGTCCTGTGCAGCACTGCTGGGCGAGACCATCTTGCGTATCTCGAACGCCGAGTCGGTCAGCTCCTTGTTCAGCGATTAAGTTTTTTAACGTGTGCTGGTCGCGGCACACGTCAACTAGGTAGTCCGCTACCACTTTTCAGCAGTACGCCTCAAGCGTTCTGCCATTGGAGTTTTAAATGAAATTCACCGCTACGTCGCGTGATGTACAGGGTACGAGTGCGAGCCGCCGCCTGCGTCACGCTGGTCGAGTTCCTGCAATTGTTTACGGTGGCGAAGAACAGCCCGTCGTAATCTCGCTGGACCATAACGAGATCTACCACAACCTGCGCAAAGAAGCGTTCCACGCATCCATCCTGACGATGGAACTGGACGGTAAAGCTGAAAAAGTGCTGTTGCGCTCGGTTCAGTGGCACCCCTACAAGCAGCAGGTTCTGCACGTTGACTTCCAACGCGTTCTGGCTTCGCAAGCCATCACCACCAAAGTTCCTCTGAACTTTGAAGGTGGTGAAGTGTCCCCAGCTGTCAAGCTGAGCGGCCAGGTCATCAGCCACATCCTGACCGAGCTGGAAATCACCTGCTTGCCCGGTAACCTGCCTGCGTCCATCACGGTGGATCTGAGCGGTATGACGGCTAACGCCAACCTGCACCTGGACAGCATCAAGCTGCCACTGGGCGTGACTTACGCTGGCAACGACACCAACCCTCTGCTGGCTGCTGCCTTGCCAGTGGGTGGTGCTGCTGCTTCGGAAGAAACCGAAGAAGGCGCCGAGTAATCAAGATTGCCTGTCGGCTTTGGCCGGCTTGCAGCTTGGCGAATCAACCCCTGTCAGCGTATGCTGGCGGGGGTTTGTTATTTCTGCCTGCGCCATTGCTGGTGTATGCCTCCTGCGAAAACATTCATGTCTGAGCCTATCCGTTTGATTGTTGGCCTGGGTAATCCCGGCCCCGAGTATGAAGCCACCCGTCATAATGCGGGCTTTTGGTTGGCAGACCAGTTGGCCGATGATCTGCATGCGAGCTTCAATCTGGAAAAGTCATTTTTTTCCTGGGTCGCCAAAGCGCGCTTTGAAGGTGAGAACGTCATCATCGCCAAACCCATCACCTTCATGAACAAGTCTGGGCAAGCCGCCGGGGCCTTGATGCGTTTTTACAAGCTCAAGCCCGAGCAGGTGCTGGTCCTGCATGACGAGCTCGATTTGCTGCCCGGACAGGTGAAGATGAAAAAAGGAGGCGGGCACGCGGGGCATAATGGCCTGCGCGATATTCAGTCCGCCTTTGGCACGCCGGATTTCTGGCGCTTGCGCCTGGGGATTGGTCACCCTCGCACCCTGGGCCTGGCCCAGCAAGTGGTGAATTTCGTACTGCATGCGCCCCGTCAAGAAGAGTTGCGCGAGATTGAAGATGGCATGAACCGGTGCCGGCTTATGATGCCTGCCTTGCTGCGTGGCGACTTTGAGCAGGCCACCCGCCAGCTTTATGCTCCGCAGAAGGCCTGATGCATGAAGTCAGTGCCTAGTAGCCCGTTGCGTTTTAGGGATGAGCTCAAAGACTTCTTTTACTTTTTGCGCCATCCCCGCAGCGCCCGACGTTTGCCTGGCAGGGTACCGGGTGATGGCTGGTATCTGGACTGGTTTGCTCCCTTGCCCTGGAAGCGTCTGCTGCAATGGGCGGGCATGCTGTGGCTGATTAATGCATTGGTACTGGGCCCAATCGCGGTCTCGGTGGCGGGTCTAGGTGGTGCACAGCATCGTCTGGACCCGACCCGCATTCCTTGGGCGCAAGCCATCATCTGGGCGCCCATTGTGGAAGAGCTGGTTTTCCGCTTTGTGCTCAGACGTCCGTCCCAATGGCTGACAGTGGTCCCCTTGGCCGTGTTTCTGATGTTTCAGGGACCAAGTGGGTGGTTGATACAAGCACTGCTGGTTTTGTGTCTGGCCGTCTGGATCAGTCGTTATACCGGCATGCCCCGTGAAGCCTTGCCCGCAGATAGCGGATGGTGGCGCAGGTTGGTGGGAGCAGTGCAGGGGAGGGCATGGCGTTTTTCATCCATGCGACGCTATTGGCGTTGCTTTCCCTGGGTGTTTTATGGTGCAACGCTGGCCTTTGGCGCATTGCATTTGTATAACTTCCAGCTCAACAGCATGAGCTGGTATTTGCTGCCCTTGCTGGTCCTGCCCCAATGTATGACCGGTCTGGTGTTGGCCTGGCTGCGTGTGCGTCGAGGCATGGGCGCCTCGATTGTGCTGCATGCCATCTTTAACGGTGGCCCGGTCTTGCTGATTATCGGACTGCTCAAGCTGTTTGACGGTATTCCGGTTTAAGAATACCTGCCGTTCAAGGCGCTCTCCTGTGTCCCCGGCACGACTGTTCTGATCCGTCTGCAGGCGCTGTAGCGCCCAAGGGCGCTACAATAGCGCATCGTTTATATAACTCTTTGATTTTCAGGATACTCATGGCACTGCAATGCGGCATCGTTGGCTTGCCCAACGTTGGTAAATCCACTCTGTTCAACGCTCTGACCAAAGCCGGCATTGCGGCTGAAAACTACCCCTTCTGCACTATCGAACCGAACGTCGGTGTGGTCGAAGTTCCTGACCAGCGTTTGCAAGATCTGGCTAAGATCGTGAATCCCGAGCGCATTTTGCCTGCCGTGGTGGAATTCGTAGACATTGCCGGTCTGGTGGCGGGCGCCTCCAAGGGTGAAGGTCTGGGTAACCAGTTCCTGGCCAATATCCGTGAAACCGACGCAACCGTGCATGTGGTGCGCTGTTTTGCCGATGAGAACGTGATTCACGTTGCCGGCAAGGTGGACCCCTTGGCAGACATTGAAATCATCAATACTGAATTGGCGCTGGCTGATCTGGGCGTGGTCGAGAAAGCCCTTCACCGCAATCAGAAACTGGCTCGTTCGGGCGATAAAGACGCTGCCAAGCTGGTTGCCTTGCTGGAGCGTATCGAAAAAGCGCTGGGCGAAGGAAAATCCGTGCGTTCGCTGAAGCTGGACGAAGACGAACTGCACCAGATCAAATCCTACGGCTTCATCACCGCCAAGCCCACCATGTACGTGGCCAACGTGAAAGAAGACGGCTTTACCAACAACCCACACCTGGAAGCCGTGCAGAACTACGCTGCCGCTGATGGCGCTCCTGTGGTTGCCGTATGCGCTGCCGTGGAAGCCGAAATCGCTGAGCTGGACGACGCCGACAAGATCGAATTCCTGTCCGATCTGGGCATGGAAGAACCTGGTCTGAACCGTGTGATTCGCGCCGCCTACAGCTTGCTGGGCCTGCAAACCTACTTCACCGCAGGTGTCAAAGAAGTGCGTGCCTGGACCATCCGCGTGGGCGACACCGCCCCTCAAGCCGCTGGCGTGATTCACACCG
This genomic interval from Alcaligenes ammonioxydans contains the following:
- a CDS encoding MBL fold metallo-hydrolase, with product MSKSFASHNDLEDKVVAFEKLSDHAYAYTAEGDPNTGIIIGDEAIMVIDTQATPVMAQDVIRRIREVSDKPIKYVLLSHYHAVRVLGASAYQAQEILASRDTYDLIVERGEQDKASEIGRFPRLFRNAESIPPGLTWPTMTFEGHMTVDLGNLEVHLMQVGRGHTKGDTIAWLPKEKILFAGDLVEYQSTPYAGDCYFREWPRTLDRLDEFKAEKMVPGRGPALKNATEVRQALAGTRAFLTDLYSSVQQGAAAGKDLKTIYRETYDFMKPRYADWVIFDHCMPFDVSRAYDEVNGHEDPRIWTAERDLEMWKQLEGQ
- the mutM gene encoding bifunctional DNA-formamidopyrimidine glycosylase/DNA-(apurinic or apyrimidinic site) lyase, yielding MPELPEVETTRRGIATVIQGKNVRQFLVHEPRLRWPVPASLPQCLVDQTVLDCTRRGKYLLLHFEKGVQIIHLGMSGSLRRVALEEERRKHDHAEWIFDEARFLLHDPRRFGAILWHAHQDGPLENHPLLRTLGIEPFDPLFTPAYLFRHLQGRRMAIKQALLGGKIVVGVGNIYASESLFLAGIHPELPAGEVSLHRCEKLHAAILSTLQAALDSGGSTLRDYVNASGEPGAYFAIHANVYERVDKACPRCQQPIKRIVQGQRATYYCSRCQRR
- a CDS encoding tetratricopeptide repeat protein, encoding MSLLAAVSAQAQTSLPILKAEPPVDTIRLRSGQLPLVGLTSDILYRILVAEVAASRGEYDVASQTFLSLARDTSDPRLAQSAFQYAMADRDLGRALRAAKEWALLAPNDAEAKATALALEASSGQTEGLADALWLRISRAEDKEQAVVQAMSMVSKMVDRRLALEVLDKALQQPVRSLPIARLALADTAWSAGDAARAEREAREALKLDPHSEAAAQRVLEYGIKIDPSAALQSARAFVRDNPDSRKLQLLLANRLVERQQFDEAQAIVSALQRANPEDFDLLYTQAEIHIRAKEYAQARQLLEQYITVQQQRRQSLNDAVNTALASISEARLSLVQIAEAQGDLNEAIRQLDLIEEPALRFQAQIHKAVLQARQGNLPLARRTLESSRPRDMSEQVVVALTYSSIYQDSGRTDQALEVLERADRELPDSPEIKYNLAMLYEQRAKHDQFEALMRRVIELRPDHANAYNALGYTYADQNRRMDEAQDLLERAMELEPDNPYILDSVGWYLFRIGDLQAALEYLQRSYERLPEADVAAHLGEVLWVKGRREDAMLVFRAGLSKDPDNRTLTETIKRLGVPLP
- the ispE gene encoding 4-(cytidine 5'-diphospho)-2-C-methyl-D-erythritol kinase translates to MALYNVPAPAKINLFLHVTGRREDGYHFLQTAFRFVDLNDYLSFVPRSDGQICRVHSTLSDVEPEQDLVIKAARALQQATGTRQGVDISCIKNIPSGAGMGGGSSDAATTLIALNRLWNLGLSRQALMDIGLPLGADVPVFVFGQAAFAEGVGEQLQAIQMPPRDYIIIRPPQFISTGKIFSAECLTRDEKPITITFFTDWQEKFWQAKDNNPYFGRNNLESVAFNLYPDLLLLKQGLQSLKLNARMTGSGSCLFVECRDKQSAMKGQFEIDRNSSKIDFSGSEESNSGKLLVDQTWVCSGLQDHPLRYWIK
- a CDS encoding ribose-phosphate pyrophosphokinase: MAQDRFMIFTGTANPRLAVDVVNHLDMSLGKMTVGRFSDGEAMVEINENVRGRDVFVLQPTCAPTNDNLMEIMVMVDALRRASAGRITAAIPYFGYARQDRRPRSARVSISAKVVANMLQVVGVDRVMMMDLHADQIQGFFDIPVDNIYASPILLGDIWRCNYQDMVVVSPDIGGVVRARALAKQLEVDLAIIDKRRPRANVSEVMNIIGDVNGRTCILMDDMVDTAGTLCKAAEALKERGAKAVYAYCTHPVLSGEAIERITQSQLNELVVTDTIPLSAKARECSKIRQLSCAALLGETILRISNAESVSSLFSD
- a CDS encoding 50S ribosomal protein L25/general stress protein Ctc; its protein translation is MKFTATSRDVQGTSASRRLRHAGRVPAIVYGGEEQPVVISLDHNEIYHNLRKEAFHASILTMELDGKAEKVLLRSVQWHPYKQQVLHVDFQRVLASQAITTKVPLNFEGGEVSPAVKLSGQVISHILTELEITCLPGNLPASITVDLSGMTANANLHLDSIKLPLGVTYAGNDTNPLLAAALPVGGAAASEETEEGAE
- the pth gene encoding aminoacyl-tRNA hydrolase, translating into MSEPIRLIVGLGNPGPEYEATRHNAGFWLADQLADDLHASFNLEKSFFSWVAKARFEGENVIIAKPITFMNKSGQAAGALMRFYKLKPEQVLVLHDELDLLPGQVKMKKGGGHAGHNGLRDIQSAFGTPDFWRLRLGIGHPRTLGLAQQVVNFVLHAPRQEELREIEDGMNRCRLMMPALLRGDFEQATRQLYAPQKA
- a CDS encoding CPBP family glutamic-type intramembrane protease codes for the protein MKSVPSSPLRFRDELKDFFYFLRHPRSARRLPGRVPGDGWYLDWFAPLPWKRLLQWAGMLWLINALVLGPIAVSVAGLGGAQHRLDPTRIPWAQAIIWAPIVEELVFRFVLRRPSQWLTVVPLAVFLMFQGPSGWLIQALLVLCLAVWISRYTGMPREALPADSGWWRRLVGAVQGRAWRFSSMRRYWRCFPWVFYGATLAFGALHLYNFQLNSMSWYLLPLLVLPQCMTGLVLAWLRVRRGMGASIVLHAIFNGGPVLLIIGLLKLFDGIPV
- the ychF gene encoding redox-regulated ATPase YchF; the protein is MALQCGIVGLPNVGKSTLFNALTKAGIAAENYPFCTIEPNVGVVEVPDQRLQDLAKIVNPERILPAVVEFVDIAGLVAGASKGEGLGNQFLANIRETDATVHVVRCFADENVIHVAGKVDPLADIEIINTELALADLGVVEKALHRNQKLARSGDKDAAKLVALLERIEKALGEGKSVRSLKLDEDELHQIKSYGFITAKPTMYVANVKEDGFTNNPHLEAVQNYAAADGAPVVAVCAAVEAEIAELDDADKIEFLSDLGMEEPGLNRVIRAAYSLLGLQTYFTAGVKEVRAWTIRVGDTAPQAAGVIHTDFERGFIRAQTIAFDDFVACKGEQGAKEAGKMRAEGKEYVVKDGDVLNFLFNV